A genomic stretch from Nocardia higoensis includes:
- a CDS encoding GntR family transcriptional regulator, translating into MRKPTQPRYAQIADELRARIERGDYKPGDQIPTKAELMAQWGVALNTVARAVTELQQAGLIETHQGLGSFVRVPPEPEPAPQDELAVLRARVIRLEEQLAAVYEHLGLEPPPLDAAS; encoded by the coding sequence GTGAGGAAGCCGACCCAGCCCCGATACGCTCAGATCGCCGACGAACTGCGCGCTCGAATCGAGCGAGGGGACTACAAGCCTGGGGATCAGATCCCGACAAAGGCTGAGCTCATGGCCCAATGGGGCGTCGCGCTGAACACTGTGGCGCGCGCGGTTACTGAGCTACAGCAGGCCGGTCTGATCGAGACACATCAAGGTCTCGGGAGTTTCGTACGGGTCCCCCCTGAGCCAGAACCGGCCCCTCAGGACGAGCTCGCAGTACTGCGGGCGCGTGTCATTCGGTTGGAGGAGCAGTTGGCGGCGGTGTACGAGCACCTCGGCCTAGAGCCTCCCCCTCTTGACGCTGCCTCCTAG
- a CDS encoding aminotransferase class IV family protein yields MTYMELNGLPVTVDQLKALALVNYGHFTSIRVEGHAGARGLSLHLDRLTRDCREVFGVELDPDRVRSLIRHALNGTDKAVVLRITVYDPALELGRPAAAADPHILVTFREAGTVPLGPLALQSAVYSRDLARVKHIGLFGALHQRRAAQLNGFDDVVFTTPEGAISEIATSNIGFIDEEGRLIWPRADVLPGTTMRLISQALDEDVNTSPITLSQLGDFAAVVATNAAVGVRAVHRIDDARWPVDHQVIDHIRKEYEAIPPERI; encoded by the coding sequence ATGACCTACATGGAACTCAACGGCCTCCCGGTCACCGTCGATCAGTTGAAAGCCCTGGCGCTGGTCAACTACGGCCACTTCACTTCGATCCGAGTCGAAGGCCACGCCGGCGCACGAGGACTCTCCTTGCACCTCGATCGCCTGACCCGGGACTGTCGTGAGGTATTCGGCGTCGAGCTGGATCCTGACCGCGTTCGGTCGCTGATCCGCCATGCCCTGAACGGCACAGACAAGGCTGTTGTCCTGAGGATCACGGTCTACGATCCCGCCCTGGAGCTCGGTCGCCCCGCCGCTGCGGCTGATCCCCACATCCTGGTGACCTTCCGTGAAGCTGGAACCGTACCGTTGGGCCCTCTTGCCCTTCAGTCCGCTGTCTACTCACGGGATTTGGCAAGGGTGAAGCACATCGGGCTCTTCGGTGCTCTCCATCAGCGGCGAGCTGCCCAGCTCAATGGCTTCGACGACGTCGTGTTCACTACGCCAGAGGGGGCAATCAGTGAGATCGCAACCTCCAATATCGGGTTCATCGATGAAGAAGGCCGCCTCATCTGGCCGCGCGCGGACGTGTTGCCCGGGACCACGATGCGCTTGATCAGCCAGGCCCTCGACGAGGACGTCAACACCAGCCCCATCACGCTGTCGCAACTGGGCGACTTCGCGGCGGTTGTGGCCACGAACGCGGCAGTGGGGGTCCGGGCGGTGCACCGCATCGATGACGCACGATGGCCTGTTGATCACCAGGTCATCGACCACATCCGCAAAGAGTATGAGGCGATTCCGCCAGAACGGATTTGA
- a CDS encoding SUMF1/EgtB/PvdO family nonheme iron enzyme: MISSVKRWTGAEVRALREARRMSVVDFAAHLGVSDRMVSKWESGGRRICPRPINQAALDTSLLRLDPMARARFTEFVSPDVLSEARDTDVDDARERVRHPIDGKLMTWVGEGVYLAGPQDEPAWVAGFYIDVYPTTNRDYARFTAATGHTAPQHWIDGQPPHREMDHPVVWVNWEDATAYAQWAQKALPTSAQWEKAARGTRGNRYPWGSQTTPAKGNFRGSGPGTTTPVDQYKSGASPYEVYDMCGNVWEWLSSETTPGRFELKGGAFTSPFDRAAPSAWNDASTRMCDDDTGFRCATASLRTAAGG, translated from the coding sequence ATGATTTCGAGCGTCAAACGATGGACCGGCGCAGAGGTTAGGGCGCTTCGAGAAGCGCGGCGGATGAGCGTTGTCGACTTCGCGGCTCATCTGGGGGTCAGTGATCGCATGGTCTCCAAGTGGGAGTCCGGCGGGCGCCGGATCTGTCCTCGGCCGATCAATCAGGCGGCCCTCGACACCTCGCTCTTGAGGCTGGACCCTATGGCACGTGCGCGCTTCACTGAGTTCGTATCGCCTGACGTGCTCAGCGAAGCCCGAGACACCGATGTCGATGACGCGCGCGAGCGCGTACGACATCCAATCGATGGCAAGCTCATGACCTGGGTCGGTGAAGGCGTCTACCTCGCTGGCCCACAGGACGAACCGGCGTGGGTGGCCGGCTTCTACATCGACGTCTACCCCACCACCAACCGGGACTATGCGCGGTTCACTGCGGCGACGGGCCATACGGCACCACAGCACTGGATAGATGGCCAGCCTCCTCACAGGGAGATGGACCATCCTGTCGTATGGGTGAACTGGGAAGATGCCACCGCATACGCTCAATGGGCACAAAAAGCACTTCCCACCAGCGCGCAGTGGGAGAAAGCCGCTCGCGGCACACGCGGCAACCGCTACCCGTGGGGTAGCCAGACCACGCCCGCGAAGGGGAACTTCCGTGGCTCTGGCCCAGGGACGACGACACCAGTCGACCAGTACAAGAGCGGTGCTTCTCCCTACGAGGTCTACGACATGTGCGGAAACGTATGGGAGTGGCTGTCTTCCGAGACCACACCTGGCCGGTTCGAACTCAAGGGGGGTGCCTTCACGAGTCCGTTCGACCGCGCGGCTCCCTCCGCGTGGAACGACGCCAGCACCAGGATGTGTGATGACGACACCGGCTTTCGCTGTGCCACAGCAAGTCTTCGGACTGCCGCCGGTGGTTGA
- a CDS encoding ParA family protein, with the protein MSQSNADSNGSQPRRLVLANQKGGVGKTATTLGLASAIAHGRTRGQGGRVLVMDMDPQGNATSGVGVEVVAGQPTVADLFDRSAQPGALADVVVASQWDLVDIAPATRELAAVEEAGDADLVWRLDAAFDGVDLSAYDAVLFDCPPSLGRLLFSALVAADLALVVTEATKDSVKGVTEVEETIERVRRRPNPRLELGAIVVSRRRNNGEHNFRERELRQAYGTIGDEAGGLVCRTVIPDLAARQDAHSSAMPIHLFQGGKAIALQIAYTDLAVELGLIKDGARA; encoded by the coding sequence GTGAGCCAGTCGAACGCTGATAGCAATGGGAGCCAGCCTCGCCGTCTGGTCTTGGCTAACCAGAAGGGCGGGGTAGGAAAAACCGCCACCACGCTGGGGCTGGCCAGTGCGATAGCGCACGGCAGGACCCGTGGTCAGGGTGGGCGAGTGCTCGTGATGGACATGGACCCGCAGGGCAATGCGACCTCCGGTGTCGGCGTAGAGGTGGTCGCCGGGCAGCCGACGGTGGCGGACTTGTTCGACCGATCTGCTCAGCCGGGGGCCTTGGCCGATGTGGTCGTTGCCTCCCAGTGGGATCTTGTCGACATTGCGCCGGCCACTCGAGAGCTGGCGGCTGTCGAGGAGGCTGGCGACGCCGATCTGGTCTGGCGCCTGGATGCGGCCTTCGACGGGGTCGATCTCAGTGCTTACGACGCGGTGCTGTTCGACTGCCCGCCCTCGTTGGGCCGGTTGCTGTTCTCGGCGTTGGTCGCCGCCGACCTGGCCCTGGTTGTCACTGAGGCGACCAAGGACAGCGTGAAGGGCGTCACCGAGGTCGAGGAGACCATCGAGCGGGTCCGCCGGCGCCCGAACCCCCGACTGGAGCTCGGCGCGATCGTGGTGTCGCGCCGCCGCAACAACGGTGAGCACAACTTCCGCGAGCGCGAACTGCGGCAGGCCTACGGCACCATCGGCGACGAGGCGGGAGGACTGGTCTGCAGGACCGTCATTCCTGATCTGGCCGCCCGCCAGGACGCGCACTCATCCGCGATGCCGATCCATTTGTTCCAAGGGGGCAAGGCGATTGCCTTGCAGATCGCCTACACCGATCTGGCCGTCGAGCTCGGCCTCATCAAGGACGGAGCCCGCGCATGA